A stretch of the Vigna radiata var. radiata cultivar VC1973A chromosome 9, Vradiata_ver6, whole genome shotgun sequence genome encodes the following:
- the LOC106774296 gene encoding lysM domain receptor-like kinase 3 isoform X1 → MMTFGRKPHLGLLLFLLHLHFSTCYSTEPMNCTDTGRVCTSFIAFKPEPNQTLALIQSMFDVLPGDITVEGNGWGYVFIRKNCSCAAGIKKYLSNTTFTVKSNEGLVYDVVMSAYDGLAVLPNTTRRARNGAVVSLRLFCGCSSGLWNYLVSYVMRDGDSIESLASRFGVSMDSIESVNGISNLDNVTVGSLYYIPLDSVPGDPYPLNNAAPPVPVPAPSFDNFSADQVDHKAHVPYVWIIGGLGVGLILIVLTVILCVCMRSSNCFADDARTHEKDAEGKISHKFHILRNPSFFCGSGRYICGKHVEQKQTDAESSNHTITIPKASTLGPEVFEMDKPVVFTYEEIFSTSDGFSDSNLLGHGTYGSVYYSLLRDQEVAIKRMTATKTKEFLSEMKVLCKVHHANLVELIGYAASHEELFLVYEYAQKGSLRSHLHDPQSKGHSPLSWIMRVQIALDAARGLEYIHEHTKTHYVHRDIKTSNILLDASFRAKISDFGLAKLVGKANEGEISTTKVVGTYGYLAPEYLSEGLATTKSDVYAFGVVLFEIISGKEAIIRSEGTTTKNPERRSLASIMLGVLRNSPDSMSMSSLRDYIDPNMMDLYPHDCVFKLATLAKQCVDEDPILRPDMRQVVISLSQILLSSVEWEATLAGNSQVFSGLVQGR, encoded by the exons ATGATGACTTTCGGGAGAAAACCCCATTTGGGGttgcttctctttcttctcCACCTTCACTTCAGCACCTGTTACTCCACAGAACCTATGAACTGTACGGACACAGGCCGCGTTTGCACTTCTTTCATTGCTTTCAAGCCTGAGCCAAACCAAACGCTTGCTCTGATTCAGAGCATGTTTGATGTGTTGCCTGGTGACATCACAGTTGAAGGCAATGGATGGGGTTATGTGTTCATAAGGAAGAATTGTTCTTGTGCTGCGGGTATCAAAAAATACTTGTCCAATACCACGTTCACTGTGAAGTCCAATGAGGGGTTGGTGTATGACGTGGTGATGAGTGCCTATGATGGCCTTGCTGTCCTTCCCAACACAACCAGGAGGGCCAGGAACGGTGCTGTTGTGTCTCTGAGGTTGTTTTGTGGCTGCTCCAGTGGACTGTGGAACTATTTGGTCAGTTATGTGATGAGAGACGGGGATAGTATTGAGTCCTTGGCAAGCAGGTTTGGGGTTAGCATGGATAGCATTGAGAGTGTGAATGGCATTAGTAATCTGGATAATGTCACAGTTGGTTCACTTTATTACATACCACTTGATTCTG TTCCTGGTGATCCTTATCCCCTGAATAATGCTGCTCCACCAGTTCCTGTTCCTGCTCCATCCTTTGATAATTTTTCAG CTGATCAAGTTGACCACAAGGCTCATGTACCCTACGTATGGATCATTGGGGGCTTAGGAGTTGGTCTAATTCTAATTGTCTTAACTGTGATTCTCTGTGTTTGTATGAGATCATCAAATTGTTTTGCTGATGATGCCAGAACTCATGAGAAAGATGCTGAGGGCAAAATTTCTCATAAATTCCATATTCTGAGGAACCCAAGTTTTTTTTGTGGTTCTGGAAGGTACATATGTGGCAAGCATGTTGAACAGAAGCAAACAGATGCTGAATCCAGCAATCACACGATAACCATTCCAAAAGCCTCAA CTCTTGGGCCTGAAGTATTTGAAATGGACAAGCCTGTTGTCTTTACATATGAAGAGATTTTCTCCACATCTGATGGTTTCTCTGACTCAAATCTACTTGGTCATGGAACATACGGTTCTGTTTATTATAGCCTCCTTCGTGATCAG GAAGTTGCTATTAAAAGAATGACTGCTActaaaacaaaagaatttttGTCAGAGATGAAAGTTTTGTGCAAGGTTCATCATGCTAATCTG GTAGAATTGATTGGCTATGCAGCTAGTCACGAGGAGCTTTTCTTAGTTTATGAATATGCTCAGAAGGGTTCACTTAGAAGCCATTTGCATGATCCTCAAAGTAAGG GTCATTCCCCACTTTCTTGGATCATGAGGGTGCAAATTGCGCTTGATGCTGCCAGGGGCCTTGAATACATACACGAGCACACCAAAACTCATTATGTACACCGTGATATCAAGACCAGTAACATATTACTTGATGCTTCCTTTAGAGCAAAG ATTTCAGATTTTGGGTTAGCAAAACTTGTTGGGAAAGCAAACGAGGGAGAAATTTCAACTACCAAAGTTGTTGGTACATATGGATATCTTGCCCCAGA ATATTTGAGTGAGGGTCTTGCGACAACTAAAAGTGATGTCTATGCATTTGGTGTTGTCCTTTTTGAGATTATATCAGGAAAGGAGGCCATCATTCGATCAGAAggcacaacaacaaaaaatcctGAAAGACGTTCATTGGCATCTATA ATGCTGGGTGTTCTCAGGAATTCACCTGACTCCATGAGCATGTCAAGCTTGAGAGATTATATTGATCCAAATATGATGGATTTGTATCCCCATGATTGTGTATTTAAG CTGGCTACACTGGCAAAGCAATGTGTGGATGAGGACCCCATCTTACGACCTGATATGAGACAAGTAGTGATTTCCCTCTCACAGATTCTTCTGTCTTCTGTTGAATGGGAAGCAACTCTTGCTGGAAATAGCCAGGTTTTCAGTGGCCTTGTTCAGGGAAGATAG
- the LOC106773913 gene encoding histidine-containing phosphotransfer protein 4 codes for MDRNQSRRQIAAMKQSLFDQGLLDEQFIQLEELQDDANPNFVEEIVTLHYRDSSRLISSIDQALKERNPLDFNKLDTLMHQFKGSSSSIGAKKVKAECNLFREYCRAGNAEGCMRSFQQLKKEYAALRKKLEAYFQLARQAGPQETACRSK; via the exons ATGGACAGAAACCAATCCCGCAGGCAGATTGCTGCAATGAAACAGTCCCTCTTTGATCAg GGGTTACTGGATGAACAGTTTATCCAACTGGAGGAATTGCAGGATGATGCAAATCCCAACTTCGTTGAGGAAATTGTCACTCTTCACTACCGTGATTCATCACGGCTAATCTCAAGCATAGACCAAGCTCT AAAAGAGAGGAACCCTCTGGATTTTAACAAGCTGGACACTCTTATGCATCAGTTCAAAGGAAGCAGCTCAAG CATAGGAGCCAAAAAGGTGAAAGCAGAGTGCAATCTGTTTAGGGAATATTGCAGAGCAGGAAATGCAGAAGG ATGCATGAGGAGCTTCCAACAGTTGAAGAAAGAATACGCTGCACTTAGAAAGAAACTTGAAGCTTATTTTCAG TTGGCAAGGCAAGCTGGACCCCAGGAAACAGCATGTCGCTCCAAATAA
- the LOC106773807 gene encoding uncharacterized protein LOC106773807 produces the protein MKKMGLGSEVEDGDLHRLRSDLSSLLHQIDELVVRAIEVNNNNNVKKKKNGISKDDKTQIESFSRVLSDMLSSLKSWVPKFQIALHTEEETDSYDDESRASDSPEETTLSLVSPSPLVSWRANCTVKRGRQMFMLTPLPLSSKHHKQPNPQFPPSTLATSFMDNVAVKPTPIKHQLSNNQDKGSMLLVMTPCLKMSPPKSCLLLEPISEMKHLGDHQFRKGTPYPVGMRYSDSESSGVDDSSPDLSLKYPELLGICRDSKAGIGNKTVEASPDWFTSPPKTCVLMEPPDDNIDDRLCVHVAANLLNQQVGKCKDGDGGDVCKDHSNRDNFVGSLDHVENTPIPESSFQTGKRPGENTLKRELWTKFEAASAWGCQPKLPTDQKNAHKGFLDLLEEASCDE, from the exons atgaagaagaTGGGTTTGGGTAGTGAGGTTGAAGACGGTGATCTTCATCGTCTTCGCTCCgatctttcttctcttctccatCAG ATTGATGAGCTTGTCGTGCGTGCCATTGaagtcaataataataataatgtgaagaagaagaagaatggcATAAGCAAAGATGACAAAACGCAAATTGAATCTTTCTCCCGAGTCCTTTCTGACATGCTCTCTTCTTTGAAG TCGTGGGTCCCCAAATTTCAAATTGCACTTCACACGGAAGAAGAGACAGATTCATACGATGATGAAAGCAGAGCGTCTGATAGTCCTGAAGAGACAACCTTAAGTTTGGTGTCTCCTTCACCGCTTGTGTCTTGGCGTGCCAATTGCACTGTGAAGAGAGGTAGACAAATGTTCATGCTTACACCTCTTCCGTTATCATCCAAACACCACAAACAACCTAATCCTCAGTTCCCTCCTTCCACATTAGCCACTTCTTTCATGGACAATGTAGCAGTCAAACCAACCCCAATTAAGCACCAACTGTCAAACAATCAAGACAAGGGATCCATGCTTCTTGTCATGACTCCCTGCCTGAAAATGTCCCCTCCCAAATCCTGCCTTTTGCTCGAACCTATTTCCGAAATGAAGCATTTGGGTGATCACCAGTTTCGCAAGGGCACTCCCTATCCTGTTGGGATGCGTTACAGCGACTCAGAATCTTCTGGTGTTGATGATTCTTCGCCGGATTTATCCTTGAAGTATCCGGAGCTCCTTGGGATATGCCGCGATTCTAAGGCAGGAATTGGAAACAAAACAGTGGAAGCATCGCCGGATTGGTTTACCTCACCTCCTAAAACATGCGTCTTGATGGAGCCACCTGATGATAATATTGATGATCGCTTGTGTGTACACGTAGCTGCCAACCTTCTAAATCAACAAGTCGGCAAGTGTAAAGATGGTGATGGTGGTGATGTTTGCAAAGATCATAGTAACCGAG ATAATTTTGTTGGGAGCTTAGACCACGTAGAGAACACTCCCATACCTGAAAGCTCATTTCAAACTGGAAAACGACCTGGTGAAAATACTCTGAAAAGGGAGTTATGGACAAAGTTTGAGGCAGCGTCCGCTTGGGGGTGTCAACCTAAGTTACCAACAGATCAAAAGAATGCCCACAAAGGGTTTCTTGACCTACTGGAAGAAGCTTCCTGCGATGAATAG
- the LOC106774296 gene encoding lysM domain receptor-like kinase 3 isoform X2, with the protein MMTFGRKPHLGLLLFLLHLHFSTCYSTEPMNCTDTGRVCTSFIAFKPEPNQTLALIQSMFDVLPGDITVEGNGWGYVFIRKNCSCAAGIKKYLSNTTFTVKSNEGLVYDVVMSAYDGLAVLPNTTRRARNGAVVSLRLFCGCSSGLWNYLVSYVMRDGDSIESLASRFGVSMDSIESVNGISNLDNVTVGSLYYIPLDSVPGDPYPLNNAAPPVPVPAPSFDNFSADQVDHKAHVPYVWIIGGLGVGLILIVLTVILCVCMRSSNCFADDARTHEKDAEGKISHKFHILRNPSFFCGSGRYICGKHVEQKQTDAESSNHTITIPKASTLGPEVFEMDKPVVFTYEEIFSTSDGFSDSNLLGHGTYGSVYYSLLRDQEVAIKRMTATKTKEFLSEMKVLCKVHHANLVELIGYAASHEELFLVYEYAQKGSLRSHLHDPQSHSPLSWIMRVQIALDAARGLEYIHEHTKTHYVHRDIKTSNILLDASFRAKISDFGLAKLVGKANEGEISTTKVVGTYGYLAPEYLSEGLATTKSDVYAFGVVLFEIISGKEAIIRSEGTTTKNPERRSLASIMLGVLRNSPDSMSMSSLRDYIDPNMMDLYPHDCVFKLATLAKQCVDEDPILRPDMRQVVISLSQILLSSVEWEATLAGNSQVFSGLVQGR; encoded by the exons ATGATGACTTTCGGGAGAAAACCCCATTTGGGGttgcttctctttcttctcCACCTTCACTTCAGCACCTGTTACTCCACAGAACCTATGAACTGTACGGACACAGGCCGCGTTTGCACTTCTTTCATTGCTTTCAAGCCTGAGCCAAACCAAACGCTTGCTCTGATTCAGAGCATGTTTGATGTGTTGCCTGGTGACATCACAGTTGAAGGCAATGGATGGGGTTATGTGTTCATAAGGAAGAATTGTTCTTGTGCTGCGGGTATCAAAAAATACTTGTCCAATACCACGTTCACTGTGAAGTCCAATGAGGGGTTGGTGTATGACGTGGTGATGAGTGCCTATGATGGCCTTGCTGTCCTTCCCAACACAACCAGGAGGGCCAGGAACGGTGCTGTTGTGTCTCTGAGGTTGTTTTGTGGCTGCTCCAGTGGACTGTGGAACTATTTGGTCAGTTATGTGATGAGAGACGGGGATAGTATTGAGTCCTTGGCAAGCAGGTTTGGGGTTAGCATGGATAGCATTGAGAGTGTGAATGGCATTAGTAATCTGGATAATGTCACAGTTGGTTCACTTTATTACATACCACTTGATTCTG TTCCTGGTGATCCTTATCCCCTGAATAATGCTGCTCCACCAGTTCCTGTTCCTGCTCCATCCTTTGATAATTTTTCAG CTGATCAAGTTGACCACAAGGCTCATGTACCCTACGTATGGATCATTGGGGGCTTAGGAGTTGGTCTAATTCTAATTGTCTTAACTGTGATTCTCTGTGTTTGTATGAGATCATCAAATTGTTTTGCTGATGATGCCAGAACTCATGAGAAAGATGCTGAGGGCAAAATTTCTCATAAATTCCATATTCTGAGGAACCCAAGTTTTTTTTGTGGTTCTGGAAGGTACATATGTGGCAAGCATGTTGAACAGAAGCAAACAGATGCTGAATCCAGCAATCACACGATAACCATTCCAAAAGCCTCAA CTCTTGGGCCTGAAGTATTTGAAATGGACAAGCCTGTTGTCTTTACATATGAAGAGATTTTCTCCACATCTGATGGTTTCTCTGACTCAAATCTACTTGGTCATGGAACATACGGTTCTGTTTATTATAGCCTCCTTCGTGATCAG GAAGTTGCTATTAAAAGAATGACTGCTActaaaacaaaagaatttttGTCAGAGATGAAAGTTTTGTGCAAGGTTCATCATGCTAATCTG GTAGAATTGATTGGCTATGCAGCTAGTCACGAGGAGCTTTTCTTAGTTTATGAATATGCTCAGAAGGGTTCACTTAGAAGCCATTTGCATGATCCTCAAA GTCATTCCCCACTTTCTTGGATCATGAGGGTGCAAATTGCGCTTGATGCTGCCAGGGGCCTTGAATACATACACGAGCACACCAAAACTCATTATGTACACCGTGATATCAAGACCAGTAACATATTACTTGATGCTTCCTTTAGAGCAAAG ATTTCAGATTTTGGGTTAGCAAAACTTGTTGGGAAAGCAAACGAGGGAGAAATTTCAACTACCAAAGTTGTTGGTACATATGGATATCTTGCCCCAGA ATATTTGAGTGAGGGTCTTGCGACAACTAAAAGTGATGTCTATGCATTTGGTGTTGTCCTTTTTGAGATTATATCAGGAAAGGAGGCCATCATTCGATCAGAAggcacaacaacaaaaaatcctGAAAGACGTTCATTGGCATCTATA ATGCTGGGTGTTCTCAGGAATTCACCTGACTCCATGAGCATGTCAAGCTTGAGAGATTATATTGATCCAAATATGATGGATTTGTATCCCCATGATTGTGTATTTAAG CTGGCTACACTGGCAAAGCAATGTGTGGATGAGGACCCCATCTTACGACCTGATATGAGACAAGTAGTGATTTCCCTCTCACAGATTCTTCTGTCTTCTGTTGAATGGGAAGCAACTCTTGCTGGAAATAGCCAGGTTTTCAGTGGCCTTGTTCAGGGAAGATAG
- the LOC106774301 gene encoding protein PAF1 homolog: MASYRPFPPQSSQIQNPIPSGNHQYTNNNQNWGAYGDPSNASFPQIPPNSNYHHQQQQHQNQHHAPYAPPNPHHPRYPYPPPPPPPPEASYQPPPPPPPPVYYPSNSQYSNQPPPPPPPSSPPPPPPPVSPPPPPPATQNNEDRRFKDPSTSGRREYDPSNHGIAHKQHKHQPPVPAKKVNGPPGRTETEEEKRLRKKREFEKQRQEEKHRQQLKESQNTVLQKTHLLSSGKGHGMIAGSRLGERRSTPLLSAERVENRLKKPTTFLCKLKFRNELPDPSAQPKLMAFKKDKDQYAKYTITSLEKMYKPKLFVEPDLGIPLDLLDLSVYNPPSVRQPLAPEDEELLRDDEAATPIKKDGIKRKERPTDKGVAWLVKTQYISPLSMESTKQSLTEKQAKELREMKGGRGILDNLNSRERQIREIEASFEAAKSDPVHATNKDLYPVEVMPLLPDFDRYDDQFVVAAFDNAPTADSEMYAKLDKSVRDAFESKAVMKSYVATSSDPANPEKFLAYMAPAPGELSKDIYDENEDVSYSWIREYHWDVRGDDADDPTTFLVAFDDSEARYLPLPTKLVLRKKRAKEGRSGEEVEQCPVPSRVTVRRRSSVAAIERKDTEVYTSSRGNSSKRARLDMDDGLEHQHRGASHQDNYQSSGAEDYMSE, encoded by the exons ATGGCCTCATACAGGCCCTTCCCTCCGCAATCGAGTCAAATTCAAAACCCTATTCCAAGTGGGAATCATCAGTATactaataataatcaaaattggGGTGCTTACGGAGATCCCTCCAATGCTTCATTCCCCCAAATCCCTCCAAATTCCAATTATCACCATCAGCAACAACAGCATCAAAATCAACATCATGCTCCTTATGCACCTCCGAATCCCCATCACCCTCGCTATCCATATCCTCCACCACCTCCACCGCCACCGGAGGCTTCATACCAGCCTCCGCCGCCGCCACCTCCTCCCGTCTACTATCCCTCTAATAGCCAGTACAGCAACCAGCCACCTCCGCCACCGCCGCCGTCGTCGCCACCCCCGCCACCCCCTCCTGTTTCACCCCCTCCTCCTCCCCCGGCAACTCAGAACAATGAAGATCGGCGCTTCAAGGACCCTTCCACGTCCGGCCGCCGCGAATATGATCCTTCCAATCATGGCATTGCTCACAAGCAGCACAAGCACCAGCCTCCCGTGCCAGCAAAAAAGGTGAATGGGCCTCCTGGCAGAACTGAGACGGAGGAAGAAAagaggttgaggaagaagagggaGTTTGAGAAGCAGAGGCAGGAGGAAAAGCATAGGCAGCAGCTCAAGGAGTCCCAGAACACTGTTCTGCAGAAGACTCACCTGTTGTCGTCTGGGAAGGGGCATGGCATGATTGCTGGGTCTCGATTGGGAGAAAGGAGATCCACTCCATTGTTGAGTGCCGAGAGGGTGGAAAATAGGTTGAAGAAGCCCACAACATTTTTGTGTAAGCTCAA ATTTCGAAATGAACTTCCAGATCCAAGTGCTCAACCTAAGCTTATggctttcaagaaagataaagatCA ATATGCAAAATATACAATCACATCCCTGGAGAAAATGTACAAACCAAAGCTTTTTGTGGAGCCAGATCTAGGGATACCTCTGGACCTGCTTGATCTCAGTGTTTACAA TCCTCCCAGTGTCAGACAACCTCTTGCTCCAGAAGATGAAGAACTGTTGCGGGATGATGAAGCTGCTACACCTATTAAAAAAGATggcataaaaagaaaagagaggcCTACTGATAAAGGTGTAGCGTGGCTTGTCAAAACACAATATATATCTCCTCTAAGCATGGAGTCCACAAAACAG TCTTTAACTGAAAAACAAGCTAAGGAGCTGAGAGAGATGAAGGGAGGCCGTGGCATTTTGGACAATCTAAACAGTAG GGAAAGACAAATTAGGGAAATTGAAGCATCGTTTGAAGCAGCTAAGTCTGATCCTGTTCATGCAACGAACAAGGATTTGTATCCTGTTGAGGTTATGCCATTACTGCCCGATTTTGATAG GTATGATGATCAGTTTGTTGTTGCTGCATTTGATAATGCTCCCACAGCCGATTCAGAAATGTATGCTAAGTTGGACAAATCTGTTCGTGACGCCTTTGAATCAAAG GCAGTTATGAAGAGTTACGTTGCAACAAGTTCAGATCCTGCTAATCCTGAAAAGTTTTTGGCATATATGGCCCCAGCACCAGGAGAG CTGTCAAAGGATAtatatgatgaaaatgaagatgtcTCATACTCTTGGATTCGCGAGTATCATTGGGAT GTTCGGGGTGATGATGCAGACGATCCTACAACATTCTTGGTTGCATTTGATGATTCAGAAGCACGTTACTTG CCTCTTCCGACTAAacttgttttaagaaaaaagaggGCTAAAGAGGGAAGATCAGGAGAAGAGGTTGAGCAATGTCCAGTACCTTCAAGAGTGACTGTAAGAAGGAGGTCTAGTGTCGCTGCGATTGAGCGGAAGGATACTGAG GTTTATACAAGTTCAAGGGGCAATTCCTCAAAGAGAGCTCGTCTAGACATGGACGATGGTCTAGAACACCAACATAGAGGTGCTTCACATCAGGACAACTATCAGTCTAGTGGAGCTGAAGATTACATGTCTGAGTGA